The genomic DNA CTAGTCTCACTCCCTCCCATCATCTTCATCTCTCAACAGACCATTagctctgtttctctctctctctctgaaccCCTTCTGTCTCTCTCTTCCCAGGGTAGCCATGTACAGACCAGCTTTTGCCCCTATAAGAATTCATCGTCATCATCGTCTTCGTCGCCATGGATGCCAACAATCCCCTGCTCGCTTGCTCACTCCACTGACTCTATGGATATGTGGCATGTAATTTTCATCTTCTAGTAATTTCTAGTCGGCAACACTTTGTTCTGaacaatattttctttctttccttggtGTATGTTGCAGTGTCGGTGATTCTGAGATATGGGTACTACGGTAATTGCCACATGGTGCTTGGGCCTAGCTCGTCCAGATTGTACGAGGCGAGCTCTGTGTTTGTAGCGCAGGTTGAGGCGAGGGATCCTCATAGGAAAGGGGCTTTTCTTTATGGGTTTTCGGAGAAGCCAGAGTTGAGCTTGGAGAAGAATTGGGCCGTGTCAAGCTATGTGATTGTTTCTCCGTACAGTCGCAAGGTAATTATACAAATGCTTTTGATTAGTTTTAGTGTTTCGTGTGTTTTTTTAGTTGATTTGCTGCTTCCAAGTGGATTGAATTGGAAATGGAGTTGCTATgtatgattttcatttttcaggGATTCAACTTGTGGTTGAACGAGGGTTCGAGAATCCGCATGAGATGGGAAGCTCAGACTAGCAGTTTGGATCAACTTGAAGTGTCTCTAATTAAAGGTACCCTTAACTTTTGATTAGGGATCAATCTCGTGAGTAATTTTGTCCAAGAATCTTCAATTTGGAGCATACAGAAATCCATTTGTTTGTTCCACAGGCGAACGAAAATTCGAAACATTGATCCCAACTTCACCTACTTCCCCTGCCCTCTTTGAACCCACAGCTGGTAAGATATCTACCATTCAACTGATGAATTTACTAGAATCAAGCTACTAAATTGCcattaatttgaattaatcaAGCAACAGGGATTGAATCTGATCAAGGTCCTAATGCTCTTAATAACTCTGTCTCTGTGTTTCTTTCCGTGAATTGCTGCAATAAGATTGATCACTTAGGCTGCAACCTGCAACTCGTTTCAGGCAGGGTAGCTGAATATGCCATTCAGGAAAGTGACAGGTACTACATTGGCATTGTAAATGCCAACCCCAAGAGCATCATAATGGCGATGAATCTAAACGTTTCATCGAAGATTTATGATACAACTAAAGCAAACACCATGTGCTCGACAAGCAATGGATCATGCCGGCTCAATCTTCTCTTTCCCATCACCCAATTTGTTGCAGTAACCACACCGAACAATGTAAGGCCTTCTTGTACCCCTTGTTGATGTATTAGGACTCCATTTGAAACTAATTAGCGTCTAAGTTCCTTACCTGCAGGGAGATCTCGGAGAATGGTACATGGAGAT from Diospyros lotus cultivar Yz01 chromosome 4, ASM1463336v1, whole genome shotgun sequence includes the following:
- the LOC127798845 gene encoding E3 ubiquitin-protein ligase APD2 isoform X2 produces the protein MVLGPSSSRLYEASSVFVAQVEARDPHRKGAFLYGFSEKPELSLEKNWAVSSYVIVSPYSRKGFNLWLNEGSRIRMRWEAQTSSLDQLEVSLIKGERKFETLIPTSPTSPALFEPTAGRVAEYAIQESDRYYIGIVNANPKSIIMAMNLNVSSKIYDTTKANTMCSTSNGSCRLNLLFPITQFVAVTTPNNGDLGEWYMEISFIARIATYIVILGLLVITVLLILKLLGACDSEAREEVEAIQEVTEADPLMPDKPFQLLYGTGEDEESGSSSCSEDLYDGKICVICYEEPRNCFFVPCGHCATCHSCAQRIINGEKKVCPICRRLIHKVRKLLIP
- the LOC127798845 gene encoding E3 ubiquitin-protein ligase APD2 isoform X1 encodes the protein MYRPAFAPIRIHRHHRLRRHGCQQSPARLLTPLTLWICVSVILRYGYYGNCHMVLGPSSSRLYEASSVFVAQVEARDPHRKGAFLYGFSEKPELSLEKNWAVSSYVIVSPYSRKGFNLWLNEGSRIRMRWEAQTSSLDQLEVSLIKGERKFETLIPTSPTSPALFEPTAGRVAEYAIQESDRYYIGIVNANPKSIIMAMNLNVSSKIYDTTKANTMCSTSNGSCRLNLLFPITQFVAVTTPNNGDLGEWYMEISFIARIATYIVILGLLVITVLLILKLLGACDSEAREEVEAIQEVTEADPLMPDKPFQLLYGTGEDEESGSSSCSEDLYDGKICVICYEEPRNCFFVPCGHCATCHSCAQRIINGEKKVCPICRRLIHKVRKLLIP